In a single window of the Natronosalvus caseinilyticus genome:
- a CDS encoding single-stranded DNA binding protein, producing MSEIEGIYEDLEADVSLEEFREAVEAKVEQMGGLADEETAAMLIAHELGESEVTGVADIEPGMEEAKFTAKVVKIGDLRTFERDGEDEDGRVVNVEVADETGSVRAAFWDEHAQAAVDELEEGQVLKVKGRPKEGFSGVEVSVDDVEPDDDTEIDVQISDTYTVEALSLGLSDVNLVGVVLDTDAVRTFDRDDGSEGKVANLTLGDSTGRVRVTLWDERADLAEEFAPGDTVEVVDGYVRDRDGSLELHVGNRGAVEEVEADVEYVPESTPIESLEIGDTVDIAGVVRSADPKRTFDRDDGSEGQVRNIRVQDATGDIRVAMWSEKADVDVGPGDEVALADVEIKDGWQDDLEASAGWRSTVTVLGEGGGGASADSSSADGGSESAGLSAFADGAAGDSATDDAETVDGEEDSDDADDADDPEDGEQIEFTGVVVQAGDPVVLDDGETTMSVETSADVGLGKEVTARGQVIDGRLEADEVF from the coding sequence ATGAGCGAGATCGAGGGTATCTACGAGGACCTCGAGGCCGACGTCTCCCTCGAGGAGTTTCGCGAGGCCGTCGAGGCCAAAGTCGAGCAGATGGGAGGACTCGCCGACGAGGAAACGGCGGCGATGCTCATCGCACACGAACTCGGCGAGAGCGAGGTCACCGGCGTCGCGGACATCGAACCGGGGATGGAGGAGGCGAAGTTCACCGCCAAGGTCGTGAAAATCGGCGACCTCCGCACGTTCGAACGCGACGGCGAGGACGAGGACGGCCGCGTCGTCAACGTCGAAGTCGCCGACGAGACCGGGAGCGTCCGGGCCGCCTTCTGGGACGAACACGCCCAGGCGGCCGTCGACGAACTCGAGGAGGGCCAGGTGCTGAAGGTCAAAGGCCGCCCGAAGGAGGGATTCAGCGGCGTCGAAGTGAGCGTCGACGACGTCGAGCCGGACGACGACACCGAAATCGACGTCCAGATCTCCGACACCTACACCGTCGAGGCGCTCTCGCTCGGCCTCTCGGACGTGAACCTCGTCGGCGTCGTCCTGGATACCGACGCCGTCCGAACCTTCGACCGAGACGACGGCTCCGAGGGGAAGGTGGCCAACCTCACGCTCGGCGACTCGACCGGACGCGTTCGGGTCACCCTCTGGGACGAGCGAGCGGACCTCGCCGAGGAGTTCGCCCCCGGCGACACCGTCGAGGTCGTCGACGGCTACGTGCGCGACCGCGACGGCTCGCTCGAGCTCCACGTCGGCAACCGCGGCGCCGTCGAGGAAGTCGAGGCGGACGTCGAGTACGTCCCCGAGAGCACGCCGATCGAGTCCCTCGAGATCGGCGACACGGTCGACATCGCGGGCGTCGTTCGATCCGCGGACCCGAAACGAACGTTCGACAGGGACGACGGCTCGGAGGGGCAGGTTCGAAACATTCGCGTCCAGGACGCGACGGGCGACATTCGCGTCGCCATGTGGAGTGAGAAGGCCGACGTCGACGTCGGCCCTGGCGACGAGGTTGCCCTGGCGGACGTCGAGATCAAGGACGGCTGGCAGGACGACCTCGAGGCCTCCGCCGGGTGGCGCTCGACCGTGACGGTACTCGGCGAGGGTGGCGGTGGTGCCAGCGCCGACTCGAGTTCAGCCGACGGCGGGAGCGAGTCAGCCGGACTCTCGGCGTTCGCTGATGGAGCTGCCGGCGATAGTGCTACCGACGACGCGGAAACTGTCGACGGCGAGGAGGACAGCGACGATGCCGACGACGCCGACGACCCCGAAGACGGCGAACAGATCGAGTTCACCGGCGTCGTCGTCCAGGCCGGCGACCCGGTCGTCCTCGACGACGGCGAGACCACGATGAGCGTCGAGACGAGCGCCGACGTCGGCCTCGGGAAAGAAGTGACGGCACGCGGACAGGTCATCGACGGGCGACTCGAGGCCGACGAGGTCTTCTGA
- a CDS encoding histone: MNVELPFAPVDTIIRRNAGDLRVSAGAAEELAREIQAHGARLAIDAAERATADGRKTLMAEDFEVETVVDKDDLELPVAPVDRIARIDIDDHYRVSMDARIALADILEDYADNVARAAATLAHHADRRTITADDIETYFALFQ, encoded by the coding sequence ATGAACGTCGAACTCCCGTTCGCTCCGGTGGACACGATAATTCGACGGAACGCGGGGGACCTTCGGGTGAGCGCCGGTGCAGCAGAGGAACTGGCCAGGGAGATTCAGGCCCACGGCGCCCGGCTGGCGATCGACGCGGCCGAACGAGCGACCGCGGACGGCCGGAAGACGCTGATGGCCGAGGACTTCGAGGTCGAAACCGTCGTCGACAAGGACGACCTCGAGTTGCCGGTCGCCCCGGTCGACCGAATCGCGCGCATCGACATCGACGACCACTATCGCGTCTCCATGGACGCCCGCATCGCGCTCGCAGACATTCTCGAGGACTACGCCGACAACGTCGCCCGCGCGGCGGCGACGCTCGCCCACCACGCCGACCGACGGACGATCACGGCCGACGACATCGAGACGTACTTCGCGCTCTTCCAGTAA
- a CDS encoding histone deacetylase family protein codes for MRFGYSTTCLEHDPGPRHPETPDRLRAIREGLKRKHGVEYVDVEPLSIDTIAAIHDRSYLEEVREFCADGGGNWDPDTSAVEETWDAVRTSAGLACWAAERALEGDDGRKTPFSLGRPPGHHAVYDDAMGFCFVNNVAVAAQYAIDEYGVDRVAIIDWDVHHGNGTQDLFYERDDVFFVSLHEKGLYPGTGDVDEIGTDAGEGTTMNVPMPAGAHDGDYLKALDGVIAPVLEAYDPGLVLTSAGFDAHRHDPISRVRLSTEAYALMTNRLRTLTEDVDAALAFVLEGGYGLEVLADSVALVHETFDGRDPLGPDDPVSDDVAAVLEEVREAHDLELK; via the coding sequence ATGCGCTTTGGGTACAGCACCACCTGCCTCGAACACGACCCCGGCCCGCGCCACCCGGAGACGCCGGACCGTCTTCGGGCGATTCGCGAGGGGCTGAAGCGGAAACACGGCGTCGAGTACGTCGACGTCGAGCCGCTGTCGATAGACACCATCGCCGCGATTCACGACCGCTCGTATCTCGAGGAGGTTCGCGAGTTCTGTGCCGATGGCGGCGGCAACTGGGACCCGGACACGAGCGCCGTCGAGGAGACGTGGGACGCGGTCCGAACCAGCGCCGGCCTCGCGTGCTGGGCCGCCGAACGCGCGCTTGAGGGCGACGACGGTCGAAAGACACCGTTCTCGCTGGGTCGGCCACCAGGGCACCACGCCGTCTACGACGACGCGATGGGGTTCTGTTTCGTCAACAACGTCGCAGTCGCGGCCCAGTACGCCATCGACGAGTACGGCGTCGACCGCGTCGCGATCATCGACTGGGACGTCCACCACGGCAACGGAACCCAGGACCTGTTCTACGAGCGCGACGACGTGTTCTTCGTTTCGCTCCACGAGAAGGGGCTGTATCCGGGGACGGGCGACGTCGACGAGATCGGGACCGACGCGGGCGAGGGGACGACCATGAACGTCCCGATGCCCGCCGGCGCCCACGATGGTGACTACCTCAAGGCACTCGACGGCGTCATCGCCCCGGTGCTCGAGGCCTACGATCCCGGACTCGTGCTCACGAGTGCCGGCTTCGACGCCCACCGCCACGACCCCATTTCGCGCGTTCGCCTGTCGACCGAAGCGTACGCACTCATGACCAATCGGCTCCGCACGCTGACCGAAGACGTCGACGCAGCGCTCGCGTTCGTCCTCGAAGGAGGCTACGGACTGGAGGTGCTCGCCGACAGCGTCGCGCTGGTCCACGAGACGTTCGACGGGCGCGACCCGCTCGGCCCGGACGATCCGGTGAGCGACGACGTCGCCGCGGTGCTCGAGGAGGTACGCGAGGCACACGACCTCGAGCTCAAGTAG
- a CDS encoding DUF6517 family protein, translating to MNRRDVLAGTGVVGLASLSGCLGVLGLDEHESAPAGVDQSVLEETGYQEIRTEPLGVDEKVDLLLYSETVTVTNYLTEYDKSVDLGPLGSLRAAVFNVVTTPQVDVLGQELNPIEEMSTEEVMELVKNNYDGFGDVTHEADESVSVLGQETTMSRFSASARFDGVDLDVFIHVTEAIQTSEDHLVAIGVYPEQTQGREEANVFSLIEGVVEDASGDK from the coding sequence ATGAATCGTAGAGACGTGCTCGCGGGGACCGGTGTCGTCGGTCTCGCGAGTCTCTCGGGGTGTCTGGGTGTACTGGGACTCGACGAACACGAATCGGCGCCGGCCGGCGTCGACCAGTCGGTGCTCGAGGAGACTGGCTACCAGGAGATCAGGACCGAACCGTTGGGTGTCGACGAGAAGGTCGACCTGCTCCTCTACAGCGAAACGGTGACCGTGACGAACTACCTGACGGAGTACGACAAGAGCGTCGACCTCGGCCCCCTGGGGAGTCTGCGCGCAGCCGTCTTCAACGTGGTAACGACGCCGCAAGTCGACGTCCTCGGGCAGGAACTCAACCCGATCGAGGAGATGTCGACGGAGGAGGTCATGGAGCTCGTCAAGAACAACTACGACGGGTTCGGTGACGTCACCCACGAAGCCGACGAGTCGGTGTCGGTGCTCGGACAGGAGACGACGATGTCACGCTTCAGTGCGAGCGCCAGGTTCGACGGCGTCGACCTCGACGTGTTCATCCACGTCACCGAAGCGATCCAGACCAGCGAGGATCACCTCGTGGCGATCGGCGTCTACCCGGAACAGACCCAGGGGCGAGAGGAGGCAAACGTGTTCTCACTCATCGAGGGCGTCGTCGAGGACGCGAGCGGCGACAAGTGA
- the cca gene encoding CCA tRNA nucleotidyltransferase — translation MSDDTGEGEPEPEPEHGAGGKPDEAGSAKLETVTERVLERICPDDDERATMRAVAEELLARASAAATDRCPDADVVQVGSTARDTWISGDRDIDVFVRFPPTLDRETLETYGLEVGHETLPEGHEEYAEHPYVKGEYDGFDVDVVPCFRLEAATDIRSAVDRTPFHNRYLEARLDEATVDDVRLAKQFLKAIGAYGSNLRTEGFSGYLTELLVVEYGGFRPLLEAAADWHPPVELDPEDHGRATFDDPLVVIDPTDPERNVAAVCSAANVARFQHYARALLESPRIELFEPDEPEPLEPAELAAHLDRRETMPVAIRFDAPALVDDQLYPQLQKSLDGIASGLERREFDVLRAEAFADVSAVLLVELAVAERPAVERHEGPPVHVREHAEGFHDAYADDQTVYGPFIDGARYVVERDREFTDAVSFLESDRLLDVGLGAHVETALEGEYEVLVGPDVSALLEEFGTALRTYFEPTP, via the coding sequence ATGAGCGACGATACGGGGGAGGGCGAACCCGAACCCGAACCCGAACACGGGGCTGGCGGAAAGCCCGACGAGGCGGGTAGCGCGAAACTCGAGACCGTCACCGAGCGCGTCCTCGAGCGAATCTGCCCCGACGACGACGAACGAGCGACCATGCGCGCGGTCGCCGAGGAACTCCTCGCTCGGGCGAGCGCCGCGGCAACCGACCGCTGTCCGGACGCCGACGTCGTCCAGGTCGGCTCCACGGCACGCGATACGTGGATCAGCGGCGACCGAGACATCGACGTGTTCGTCCGATTTCCGCCGACGCTCGACCGCGAGACACTCGAGACCTACGGCCTCGAGGTCGGCCACGAGACGCTCCCGGAGGGCCACGAAGAGTACGCCGAACACCCCTACGTCAAAGGCGAGTACGACGGATTCGACGTGGACGTCGTCCCCTGTTTTCGACTCGAGGCCGCCACCGACATTCGCTCGGCGGTCGACCGGACCCCTTTTCACAACCGGTATCTCGAGGCCCGACTCGACGAGGCGACCGTCGACGACGTTCGCCTCGCCAAGCAGTTCCTCAAGGCGATCGGTGCGTACGGATCGAACCTCCGGACGGAGGGATTCAGCGGCTACCTGACCGAGTTGCTCGTCGTCGAGTACGGCGGCTTTCGCCCGCTGCTCGAGGCGGCAGCCGACTGGCACCCCCCCGTCGAACTCGATCCCGAAGACCACGGCCGAGCGACGTTCGACGACCCGCTTGTCGTCATCGACCCGACCGATCCCGAACGCAACGTCGCCGCGGTGTGCTCGGCGGCGAACGTCGCCCGGTTCCAGCACTACGCGCGCGCGTTGCTCGAGTCGCCCCGAATCGAACTGTTCGAACCGGACGAACCGGAGCCGCTCGAACCCGCCGAACTCGCGGCCCACCTCGACCGACGCGAAACGATGCCCGTCGCGATCCGATTCGATGCCCCTGCTCTCGTCGACGATCAGCTCTATCCGCAACTCCAGAAGTCCCTCGACGGCATCGCAAGCGGTCTCGAGCGTCGCGAGTTCGACGTCCTCAGAGCCGAGGCGTTCGCCGACGTGAGCGCCGTTCTCCTCGTCGAACTTGCCGTCGCCGAGCGCCCCGCCGTCGAGCGCCACGAGGGGCCGCCGGTTCACGTCAGGGAACACGCGGAGGGGTTTCACGACGCCTACGCGGACGACCAGACGGTGTACGGCCCGTTCATCGACGGTGCCCGGTACGTCGTCGAACGCGACCGGGAGTTCACCGACGCCGTTTCGTTCCTCGAGAGCGACCGACTGCTGGACGTCGGCCTCGGCGCCCACGTCGAGACGGCACTCGAGGGCGAGTACGAAGTGCTGGTCGGACCCGACGTGAGCGCGTTGCTCGAGGAGTTCGGGACGGCGTTACGAACGTACTTCGAACCGACACCGTGA
- a CDS encoding MogA/MoaB family molybdenum cofactor biosynthesis protein translates to MSTPADRRTTDDDGHDVIDPLHVGIVTVSSSRAASDDPDPDDPGGDTIQECFEAEGHEVRARELVRDDYAAIRTAVRSLVVQPGIDVVLTTGGTGVTADDVSPDAASALFERDLPGFGELFRSLSWDEVGTRAMASRATAGIAADTPVFCLPGSTNACRTACEQLIVPEAPHLAGLATKHRAGTDTQMLADFDGE, encoded by the coding sequence ATGTCGACACCCGCCGACAGACGAACGACCGACGACGACGGACACGACGTCATCGATCCACTGCACGTGGGAATCGTCACCGTCTCGTCCTCGAGAGCCGCGAGCGACGACCCCGATCCGGACGACCCCGGCGGCGACACCATCCAGGAGTGCTTCGAGGCCGAGGGTCACGAGGTCCGGGCCCGCGAACTCGTCCGCGACGACTACGCGGCGATCCGGACGGCCGTCAGGAGTCTGGTCGTCCAGCCCGGGATCGACGTCGTGCTCACGACCGGCGGCACGGGCGTCACCGCCGACGACGTCTCCCCGGACGCGGCTTCGGCGCTCTTCGAACGCGACCTGCCCGGATTCGGGGAGCTCTTCCGGTCGCTCTCGTGGGACGAGGTCGGCACGCGAGCGATGGCCTCGCGAGCGACGGCGGGGATCGCCGCGGATACCCCCGTGTTCTGCCTTCCGGGGAGTACGAACGCCTGCCGAACGGCCTGCGAGCAGTTGATCGTCCCCGAGGCGCCCCACCTCGCGGGACTGGCGACGAAACACCGCGCCGGGACGGACACGCAGATGCTCGCGGATTTCGACGGGGAATGA
- a CDS encoding DUF7563 family protein, translating to MFVAETVVRVAISHWSPESSSTCDHCGGHVSEQFRRVYGDSSNRAHRCGECDSFRRLSRGTGAGVDVAIPDPELAPGRHGGDCA from the coding sequence ATGTTCGTAGCCGAAACGGTGGTCCGCGTGGCAATAAGCCACTGGTCACCCGAGAGCAGTTCGACCTGTGACCACTGCGGCGGCCACGTCAGCGAGCAGTTCCGTCGAGTATACGGTGACTCGTCGAACCGCGCCCACCGATGCGGCGAGTGCGATTCGTTCCGTCGCCTGAGCCGGGGAACCGGCGCCGGTGTCGACGTCGCGATTCCCGATCCCGAGCTCGCGCCCGGTCGCCACGGAGGTGACTGTGCGTGA
- a CDS encoding type IV pilin N-terminal domain-containing protein, which produces MKMESKLPTEDKSTSRGVSPVIGVILMVAITVILAAVIAAFVLDLGQSQGANVNAGVSVDASSEDVGIQLTDSGNAEDGVEIRAEVEDSGSASGTITAEPSSGTLSSTGDSITIKAGSDDATDVSNSEEVEIAVTAVAVSGDDENVVSSNTYTIEVTVDNSP; this is translated from the coding sequence ATGAAAATGGAGAGCAAACTCCCAACTGAAGACAAGTCAACTAGCCGTGGTGTATCCCCGGTTATAGGGGTTATATTGATGGTCGCAATTACAGTAATTCTTGCTGCCGTTATTGCGGCGTTCGTTCTTGACCTTGGTCAAAGCCAGGGTGCGAACGTTAACGCTGGTGTATCGGTGGATGCCTCTTCTGAGGATGTTGGAATCCAGCTAACCGACAGCGGGAACGCTGAAGATGGTGTCGAAATTAGAGCCGAGGTCGAAGATTCCGGCTCGGCGTCAGGCACTATCACTGCAGAACCAAGCAGTGGTACACTCTCATCTACTGGTGATAGTATCACTATCAAGGCTGGTAGTGATGACGCAACCGATGTTTCTAATTCCGAAGAAGTTGAAATCGCAGTAACTGCTGTAGCAGTCTCTGGAGATGATGAGAACGTAGTTTCATCCAACACGTACACTATTGAGGTTACGGTCGACAACTCTCCATAG
- a CDS encoding type IV pilin N-terminal domain-containing protein, with amino-acid sequence MQMESKIQTDNESSSRAVSPVIGVILMVAITVILAAVIAAFVLDLGQGQSGTANAGVSISDGEIQLTDKGNSDKVVVTVKGASADDVNTCSGGSWTASGSDQECELSSTGDRATFDESFDATAVAVSGDDENVVGNHEG; translated from the coding sequence ATGCAAATGGAAAGCAAAATTCAAACCGACAACGAATCGTCCAGCCGGGCGGTATCGCCGGTTATTGGGGTTATCCTGATGGTCGCAATTACCGTTATTCTGGCTGCAGTGATTGCAGCGTTTGTGCTCGATCTTGGTCAAGGCCAAAGTGGAACCGCCAATGCAGGTGTTTCGATTTCTGACGGAGAGATTCAGCTGACTGATAAAGGGAACTCTGACAAAGTGGTAGTGACCGTTAAAGGCGCAAGTGCCGACGACGTTAACACTTGTTCCGGTGGAAGCTGGACTGCTTCAGGTAGCGACCAAGAATGTGAATTGTCGAGTACCGGAGACAGAGCAACGTTCGACGAATCATTTGATGCAACTGCTGTCGCCGTTTCTGGTGACGATGAAAACGTCGTCGGCAATCACGAGGGATAA
- a CDS encoding sulfatase-like hydrolase/transferase, with translation MGDQRNVILVTIDSLRLDYCSYADDLSDAMPTLKRLADDGLAFENAIATGPATHESATTFMTGEHAVERPGSTEITKSQMREHIRAHLRSQRTLAERMSAAGYETAGFTANPWTSRHFGFDAGFDYFEDFMDEDLSKGLIEGGRPDNTVRYALVQALNWWQGQDMFMSWENYYDEIATWLEGADDPYFAWAFLVDPHLPYIPGDEYRSRSRPMTYLANMWMYAGRPDWFDERFRAALLDAYEDTVRHTDAFLSRLLDDLEEMDDDPLLVVHADHGELFGEHGRYGHGGYPHEELAHVPLVVGNGPNDTVTEPFSLRRLPELVSTLAAGGDYEALTEPWVVTRNRNPTTCIRGKNWKFGRRHDGEELLHALPGDEDEQLDNDELRAIGRQLVDDWEEAKRERERIVRGVDELPIGSKV, from the coding sequence ATGGGAGATCAACGGAACGTCATACTCGTCACGATCGACAGTCTTCGACTCGACTACTGTAGCTATGCAGACGACCTGTCGGACGCGATGCCGACGTTGAAGCGCCTCGCGGACGACGGTCTCGCGTTCGAGAACGCGATCGCGACGGGACCTGCAACTCACGAATCGGCGACGACGTTCATGACCGGCGAACACGCGGTCGAGCGACCGGGGAGCACCGAGATCACCAAATCTCAGATGCGAGAGCACATCCGGGCGCATCTCCGATCACAGCGAACGCTCGCCGAACGGATGTCGGCGGCCGGCTACGAGACCGCGGGATTCACTGCGAACCCGTGGACCTCGCGCCACTTCGGGTTCGATGCCGGGTTCGACTACTTCGAGGACTTCATGGACGAGGACCTCTCGAAGGGACTCATCGAGGGCGGGCGGCCGGACAACACCGTTCGCTACGCGCTCGTCCAGGCGCTCAACTGGTGGCAGGGCCAGGACATGTTCATGTCGTGGGAGAACTACTACGACGAAATCGCCACGTGGCTCGAGGGCGCCGACGACCCGTACTTCGCGTGGGCGTTTCTGGTAGACCCCCACCTCCCGTACATTCCAGGCGACGAGTATCGCTCGCGGTCGCGACCGATGACGTACCTGGCGAACATGTGGATGTACGCCGGGCGGCCGGACTGGTTCGACGAGCGGTTCCGCGCGGCGCTTCTGGACGCGTACGAAGACACCGTGCGACACACCGACGCGTTCCTCTCGCGGCTCTTGGACGACCTCGAGGAGATGGACGACGACCCGTTGCTCGTCGTTCACGCAGACCACGGCGAACTGTTCGGCGAACACGGACGATACGGCCACGGCGGGTATCCCCACGAGGAACTGGCTCACGTTCCGCTGGTCGTCGGCAACGGGCCGAACGACACCGTGACGGAGCCGTTCTCCTTGCGACGCCTCCCGGAACTCGTCTCGACGCTGGCGGCGGGTGGGGACTACGAAGCGCTAACGGAGCCGTGGGTGGTCACGCGGAACAGAAACCCGACGACCTGCATCCGCGGGAAGAACTGGAAGTTCGGCAGACGACACGACGGCGAGGAACTCCTCCACGCACTACCGGGCGACGAAGACGAACAACTGGACAACGACGAACTGCGCGCAATCGGTCGCCAACTGGTCGACGACTGGGAGGAAGCCAAACGAGAGCGCGAGCGAATCGTCCGCGGCGTCGACGAGCTGCCGATCGGCAGCAAAGTCTGA
- a CDS encoding DUF411 domain-containing protein: MRETSRRAALLAGGSALAVALTGCLSDGTDGWETDEAIPVTAATMYKGPNCNCCDGYAEYLDDSLTTDLETVVPDDLEAVKADRGIEPDLRSCHTLELDGYLVEGHVPAETIAALFEDEPDIAGIALPGMPPGSPGMGGKKDETWSVYEIRVGGDSAVYTER, translated from the coding sequence ATGAGAGAGACGTCGAGACGTGCGGCTTTGCTGGCCGGTGGGAGTGCACTCGCCGTTGCGCTGACAGGATGCCTGAGCGATGGAACTGACGGGTGGGAGACGGACGAGGCGATTCCGGTGACCGCCGCGACGATGTACAAGGGACCGAATTGCAATTGCTGTGACGGCTACGCGGAGTATCTCGACGACTCACTCACGACTGACCTGGAGACGGTCGTTCCCGACGACCTCGAGGCCGTCAAGGCTGACCGCGGAATCGAACCCGACCTTCGAAGCTGTCACACCCTCGAGTTGGACGGCTACCTCGTCGAAGGTCACGTTCCAGCCGAAACCATCGCCGCGCTGTTCGAAGACGAACCCGACATCGCTGGAATCGCATTACCGGGAATGCCGCCCGGGTCGCCGGGAATGGGCGGGAAGAAAGACGAGACGTGGTCGGTTTACGAAATCCGGGTCGGAGGGGACTCGGCAGTATATACCGAGCGGTGA